One stretch of Paenibacillus sp. AN1007 DNA includes these proteins:
- a CDS encoding sigma-70 family RNA polymerase sigma factor — protein MSGAQDTDFTSVQPDEQNSITRVEHIYALYRDRINSYFSLKLNPAAADDLTQQVFMKAAENLHRYKGNAHIFTWIFKIAQNTLKNEYRRLSRQNESPLDAAQLESQSISLEFTKYVDFRIDIGTALQTLDEKNQEIIALRFFADCTLPEIASIVGMRESAVKNRLYRALGKLKNELNEWGHMAIMSIQHLISIENKGSSAHSDNRMKKANHDLITELNGHVERLAAKYDYQPLRKVIIEMYPDLSAFHQAVGEKDAPDWFTGTYEENILKIVSPLNPGPEHTYESIIKVSVHLFSMWLIEEINPQAPKWIRQGIGGYEAKLMTPEYLKFSTEEAIRTNKIPTFAELDDDTWDFDTKKGFQFSYIFVEYVMEKYGVKSMNQLIRHPQEFTRILDCTEAELHQAVSEHIQAWMLD, from the coding sequence ATGTCTGGAGCTCAAGACACAGATTTCACATCTGTTCAACCGGATGAACAGAACAGCATTACCCGTGTGGAACACATCTATGCATTATATCGTGATCGTATCAACAGCTATTTTTCGCTGAAATTAAACCCCGCGGCTGCAGATGATCTCACACAACAGGTATTTATGAAAGCAGCAGAGAATCTGCACCGTTATAAAGGAAACGCACATATCTTCACATGGATCTTCAAGATTGCCCAGAACACATTAAAGAATGAATATCGGAGGTTATCACGGCAGAACGAATCACCGCTTGATGCTGCACAGCTCGAATCCCAGTCCATCTCTCTTGAGTTTACAAAGTATGTTGACTTTCGGATTGATATCGGAACAGCCTTACAAACGCTGGATGAGAAAAATCAGGAGATTATCGCTTTACGTTTTTTTGCAGACTGTACGCTGCCCGAGATTGCAAGCATTGTTGGTATGCGTGAGAGCGCAGTGAAGAACAGATTGTACCGTGCTCTTGGGAAGTTAAAAAACGAATTAAATGAATGGGGGCACATGGCTATCATGTCAATTCAACACTTGATTTCGATTGAAAATAAAGGCAGTTCAGCACATTCAGACAACCGTATGAAGAAAGCAAATCATGACCTCATCACGGAACTAAACGGACACGTCGAAAGACTTGCAGCGAAATACGATTACCAGCCTTTACGAAAAGTCATCATTGAAATGTATCCCGACCTGTCCGCGTTTCATCAAGCTGTGGGGGAAAAAGATGCGCCTGACTGGTTCACCGGCACATACGAGGAGAACATTCTCAAGATTGTTTCACCGCTGAACCCCGGGCCTGAGCATACGTACGAATCCATTATCAAAGTTTCCGTTCATCTGTTCTCCATGTGGCTGATTGAAGAGATTAATCCCCAGGCTCCGAAATGGATCAGACAGGGAATCGGTGGATATGAAGCCAAACTGATGACACCAGAATATCTTAAGTTCTCGACCGAAGAGGCTATTCGCACGAATAAGATACCCACTTTTGCTGAATTAGACGATGATACGTGGGATTTTGATACCAAGAAAGGATTCCAGTTCTCGTATATTTTTGTAGAGTATGTGATGGAAAAGTACGGCGTTAAGTCGATGAATCAACTGATTCGTCATCCGCAGGAGTTTACAAGAATCCTGGACTGCACGGAAGCTGAGCTGCATCAGGCTGTATCAGAGCATATTCAAGCCTGGATGCTGGATTAA
- a CDS encoding ABC transporter permease subunit produces MLKKWKQQSPYHLMLIPSVVLVFIFSYIPFYGLVIAFQKYNPGLGFSSPWVGWDNFTHVFNQPNFVRTIWNTLYMSVFKMIGGIVVPVIFALLLNEVLHNGIKRTFQTLVYIPNFLSWVIMAGIMLDILSADGIVNTFLGVLGMKPISFLGTPSIFPWTMIVSDIWKGFGFGTVVYLAALTSIDPGLYEAAVIDGAKRWKQTIYITLPLLMPTIVLMTVLSLGNVLNAGFDQIYNLYSPVVYQTGDIIDTYVYRLGIQQAQYSIATAVGLFKSVISCILVAVSYILAYRVAGYRIF; encoded by the coding sequence ATGCTGAAAAAATGGAAGCAGCAAAGTCCTTACCACCTCATGTTAATCCCCAGCGTGGTGCTGGTATTTATTTTTAGTTACATTCCTTTTTATGGCCTGGTTATTGCCTTTCAAAAGTATAATCCGGGTCTTGGCTTCAGTTCGCCTTGGGTTGGATGGGACAATTTCACTCATGTCTTTAATCAGCCCAATTTCGTGAGAACGATCTGGAATACCCTCTACATGTCCGTTTTCAAAATGATCGGCGGCATTGTTGTGCCTGTTATTTTCGCCCTGCTGCTGAATGAAGTGCTGCACAACGGGATCAAACGAACGTTCCAGACTCTCGTCTATATTCCGAATTTCCTGTCCTGGGTCATTATGGCCGGCATTATGCTGGATATTCTGAGTGCAGATGGGATCGTGAATACGTTTTTAGGGGTGCTCGGCATGAAACCGATCTCCTTCCTCGGCACGCCTTCCATCTTTCCGTGGACAATGATTGTGAGTGATATCTGGAAAGGCTTCGGGTTTGGCACGGTTGTCTATCTGGCTGCCTTAACGAGCATTGATCCCGGCCTGTACGAAGCCGCAGTCATTGATGGAGCCAAGCGCTGGAAGCAAACGATCTATATCACCCTGCCGCTCCTGATGCCGACGATCGTTTTAATGACTGTATTATCGCTGGGAAACGTGCTCAATGCCGGTTTTGATCAGATATATAATCTTTATTCTCCTGTGGTTTATCAGACCGGAGATATTATCGACACCTATGTGTACCGTCTGGGTATCCAGCAGGCACAGTATTCCATTGCAACTGCAGTCGGTTTATTCAAATCGGTTATATCCTGCATTCTGGTTGCAGTCTCTTACATTCTGGCTTACCGCGTGGCAGGTTACCGTATCTTCTAA
- a CDS encoding carbohydrate ABC transporter permease produces MIHDKSISRRLFHILNYTILLAISLLCVLPFVNLLAVSFSSSSAVSAGSVTFWPVEFTTKAYEFALSGSAFYSSLWVAIQRTVLGTLVNLLLIVLTAYPLSKTKQKVMGRNLYMGFFIVTMLFSGGLIPTYLVVVKMGLIDSIWSLILPGALPVFSMIILMNFIRGLPEEIEESAIIDGAGPMQVLIRIMLPLLKPALATVGLFSIVGHWNSWFDGIIYMNNPANYPLQSYLQTLLQSFEQMMLKSGSDYTQLLAMMNARTGRAAQMFLGAIPILLIYPFLQKYFTKGLVLGSVKG; encoded by the coding sequence ATGATTCATGATAAAAGTATAAGCAGGCGTCTCTTTCATATTTTGAATTACACGATACTGCTGGCGATCTCGCTGCTGTGTGTCCTGCCGTTTGTCAATTTACTCGCCGTCTCTTTCAGCAGCAGTTCAGCGGTCTCTGCGGGGAGTGTTACATTCTGGCCGGTTGAATTTACAACGAAGGCTTATGAGTTTGCTCTTTCTGGAAGTGCATTTTATTCCTCCCTCTGGGTGGCAATTCAGCGAACCGTTCTGGGTACACTGGTGAATCTGCTCTTAATTGTGCTTACAGCATACCCACTCTCCAAAACAAAACAGAAGGTCATGGGCCGCAACCTCTATATGGGATTTTTCATCGTTACGATGCTGTTCAGCGGTGGATTGATTCCTACTTATCTTGTTGTGGTTAAAATGGGGCTGATCGATTCCATCTGGTCTTTGATTCTTCCAGGTGCGCTGCCCGTGTTCAGCATGATCATTCTGATGAACTTTATTCGCGGACTGCCTGAGGAGATTGAAGAATCAGCCATCATTGATGGTGCGGGCCCGATGCAGGTGTTAATCCGGATCATGCTTCCGCTTCTCAAGCCTGCACTCGCGACGGTAGGACTGTTCAGCATTGTCGGCCATTGGAACTCCTGGTTTGACGGCATTATCTATATGAACAATCCAGCCAACTATCCGCTGCAGAGTTATCTCCAAACCCTGCTTCAAAGCTTTGAGCAGATGATGCTGAAGTCCGGGTCAGACTACACCCAGCTGTTAGCCATGATGAATGCCAGAACCGGACGTGCAGCCCAGATGTTCCTTGGTGCCATCCCGATTCTGCTCATCTATCCGTTCCTGCAGAAGTATTTTACCAAAGGTTTGGTGCTCGGCAGTGTTAAGGGATAA